The window CATCTTTCACGCATTCAAACAAAAGTTTGGAAGTAGCGTGAGCTCTCGACACATCGCTTCAGCAAGAAGCGAAGTATATTGCAAAGCAATACTTCACAATATTTTCTTGCTTTTAGCAAGACTCTCGGGACAAACCCGTCAATTCAATAAAATTTATATAAAATAACAACGTACCTATCAGTACGATAAGTATGATAGAGCCGCAATCATTTCTTAACGCTAAAGGCGAACTATTATCAGGGATTCTTAACAATGGAAGGGCACAATCACCCATCCTTATGTTGCTTCATGGATTTGCTTCCAATAAAGACCAAGACCTTCTTTTAGAAGCCGAATCATTTTTTGCTGTTCACAAGTACAATGTTTTTCGCTATGATGTGGCAGGAGCCGGAGAAAGTCAAGGAGACTTCTTAGAGTCATCCATAGCATCTCAAATTACTGATTTACAATCAGCAATAGAACACCTATCAACACAGTACAACAACAATAACATATCAATCATAGGATTTAGTTTAGGAGCTGCAGTTGCAGCCATACACAATAATCCTCGAATTGCCAACTATGTATTCTGGAGCCCTGCGTTATTTCCAGCAATAGATATGTATCCTCGTTATGCTACAACAGAAATTCAATCAGAGCTAATATCCCGCGGATATATAGAAAAAGAAGGCCTTAAAGTAGGTAAACAAATTATCGAAGATTTGGGAAGTACTCACCTAGAACATAAACTCGCAGAACTTAAGAGACCAGTTCTCATGATTCATGGGACTGATGATCCGCGAATCAACTATCAAAACACCATACAAGCGCATTCCCTCATACCTAACTCTGAAGTACACCTTATTTCTGGTGCCAATCATAGCTATAAAAACAACCACCCACACAGACAAGAATTGTTCGAAAAAACGCATAGCTGGTTACAACAACACAAACCCAAAAAGATTGAGTGATTTACATACCCTCCCGTTGTAGCAGCACACATCTCTAAAAATTTAAGCGATCTGGTAAAACCAAATCTTAAGAACCAACAAGAAATAGATATATATGTCTCATCCCAACCAAACAGTAACCCTCACCTAGGAACGCTCACCACAATTTCATCTGCTTTCTCCCTTGCAAAATACTTAATGAACCGATTTAAACTACCTGCTAAAGTCACATTCGAAGCATTAGATAATGCACCTGTAAATAAAAAAGAAGTTAAAAGAG of the Candidatus Woesearchaeota archaeon genome contains:
- a CDS encoding lysophospholipase; the protein is MIEPQSFLNAKGELLSGILNNGRAQSPILMLLHGFASNKDQDLLLEAESFFAVHKYNVFRYDVAGAGESQGDFLESSIASQITDLQSAIEHLSTQYNNNNISIIGFSLGAAVAAIHNNPRIANYVFWSPALFPAIDMYPRYATTEIQSELISRGYIEKEGLKVGKQIIEDLGSTHLEHKLAELKRPVLMIHGTDDPRINYQNTIQAHSLIPNSEVHLISGANHSYKNNHPHRQELFEKTHSWLQQHKPKKIE